The Thunnus albacares chromosome 21, fThuAlb1.1, whole genome shotgun sequence genome window below encodes:
- the tfap2a gene encoding transcription factor AP-2-alpha isoform X1, translating to MKMLWKLTDNIKYEDCEDRHDGTSNGTARLPQLGGVGQSPYTSAPPLSHTPNSDFQPPYFPPPYQPIYPQSQDPYSHVNDPYSLNSLHAQPQPQHPGWPGQRQGQESGLLHQHRSLPHQLCREYRREVLLPSGHGLDTGLSDSIPIHGIPHSLEDVQSVEDQGIHIPDQTVIKKGPVSLSKNNNVSAIPINKDGLFGGVVNPNEVFCSVPGRLSLLSSTSKYKVTVAEVQRRLSPPECLNASLLGGVLRRAKSKNGGRSLREKLDKIGLNLPAGRRKAANVTLLTSLVEGEAVHLARDFGYVCETEFPAKAVAEYVNRQHSDPNEQVQRKNMLLATKQVCKEFTDLLSQDRSPLGNSRPQPILEPGIQSCLTHFSLISHGFGTPALCAAVTALQNYLTEAIKAMDKMYLNNNPNSHSDNGTKGGDKDEKHRK from the exons ATGAAAATGCTTTGGAAATTAACtgataacattaaatatgaagattGCGAG GATCGCCACGACGGCACCAGCAATGGGACAGCCAGGCTACCTCAGCTGGGCGGCGTGGGCCAGAGTCCCTACACGAGCGCCCCTCCGCTCTCCCACACACCGAACTCGGACTTCCAGCCCCCGTACTTCCCCCCGCCCTACCAGCCCATCTACCCGCAGTCTCAGGACCCTTACTCGCACGTCAACGACCCGTACTCCCTCAACTCCCTGCACGCCCAGCCGCAGCCGCAGCACCCGGGCTGGCCGGGCCAGAGGCAGGGTCAGGAGAGCGGCCTGCTGCACCAGCACCGCAGCCTGCCCCACCAGCTGTGCCGGGAGTACCGCAGGGAGGTGCTCCTACCGTCCGGCCACGGCCTTGACACGGGACTGTCGGACTCTATCCCTATCCATGGAATACCTCACTCTTTAGAAGATGTTCAG TCTGTTGAGGATCAAGGAATTCACATCCCCGACCAGACTGTAATTAAAAAAG GTCCAGTGTCTTTATCCAAGAACAACAACGTCTCCGCCATCCCCATAAATAAGGACGGTCTTTTCGGAGGGGTGGTAAACCCCAACGAGGTGTTCTGCTCAGTTCCGGGTCGCCTGTCCCTCCTCAGCTCCACATCAAAGTACAAGGTCACGGTGGCGGAGGTGCAGAGACGCCTCTCGCCGCCCGAGTGCCTCAACGCCTCACTGCTGGGCGGGGTGCTGAGGAG GGCCAAGTCTAAGAACGGAGGAAGATCCTTAAGGGAGAAGCTGGATAAAATCGGCTTGAATCTACCTGCGGGCAGACGCAAGGCAGCCAACGTCACCTTGCTGACGTCACTAGTGGAAG gCGAAGCGGTACATCTTGCCAGGGATTTTGGTTATGTATGCGAGACCGAGTTTCCAGCCAAGGCAGTAGCTGAATATGTAAACCGTCAGCATTCCGACCCAAACGAACAAGtccaaagaaaaaacatgctATTGGCCACGAA gcaagTCTGCAAAGAGTTCACAGACCTGCTGTCCCAGGACCGCTCGCCGCTGGGAAACTCACGGCCGCAGCCCATTCTTGAACCGGGAATCCAGAGCTGTTTGACCCACTTCAGTCTAATCTCGCATGGTTTCGGGACCCCGGCACTGTGCGCGGCAGTCACAGCCCTGCAGAACTATCTGACCGAGGCTATCAAAGCCATGGACAAAATGTACCTCAACAACAACCCCAACAGTCACTCAGATAACGGCACTAAAGGCGGAGACAAAGACGAGAAGCACAGAAAGTGA
- the tfap2a gene encoding transcription factor AP-2-alpha isoform X3 → MLVHSFSAMDRHDGTSNGTARLPQLGGVGQSPYTSAPPLSHTPNSDFQPPYFPPPYQPIYPQSQDPYSHVNDPYSLNSLHAQPQPQHPGWPGQRQGQESGLLHQHRSLPHQLCREYRREVLLPSGHGLDTGLSDSIPIHGIPHSLEDVQSVEDQGIHIPDQTVIKKGPVSLSKNNNVSAIPINKDGLFGGVVNPNEVFCSVPGRLSLLSSTSKYKVTVAEVQRRLSPPECLNASLLGGVLRRAKSKNGGRSLREKLDKIGLNLPAGRRKAANVTLLTSLVEGEAVHLARDFGYVCETEFPAKAVAEYVNRQHSDPNEQVQRKNMLLATKQVCKEFTDLLSQDRSPLGNSRPQPILEPGIQSCLTHFSLISHGFGTPALCAAVTALQNYLTEAIKAMDKMYLNNNPNSHSDNGTKGGDKDEKHRK, encoded by the exons ATGTTAGTGCACAGTTTTTCCGCGATG GATCGCCACGACGGCACCAGCAATGGGACAGCCAGGCTACCTCAGCTGGGCGGCGTGGGCCAGAGTCCCTACACGAGCGCCCCTCCGCTCTCCCACACACCGAACTCGGACTTCCAGCCCCCGTACTTCCCCCCGCCCTACCAGCCCATCTACCCGCAGTCTCAGGACCCTTACTCGCACGTCAACGACCCGTACTCCCTCAACTCCCTGCACGCCCAGCCGCAGCCGCAGCACCCGGGCTGGCCGGGCCAGAGGCAGGGTCAGGAGAGCGGCCTGCTGCACCAGCACCGCAGCCTGCCCCACCAGCTGTGCCGGGAGTACCGCAGGGAGGTGCTCCTACCGTCCGGCCACGGCCTTGACACGGGACTGTCGGACTCTATCCCTATCCATGGAATACCTCACTCTTTAGAAGATGTTCAG TCTGTTGAGGATCAAGGAATTCACATCCCCGACCAGACTGTAATTAAAAAAG GTCCAGTGTCTTTATCCAAGAACAACAACGTCTCCGCCATCCCCATAAATAAGGACGGTCTTTTCGGAGGGGTGGTAAACCCCAACGAGGTGTTCTGCTCAGTTCCGGGTCGCCTGTCCCTCCTCAGCTCCACATCAAAGTACAAGGTCACGGTGGCGGAGGTGCAGAGACGCCTCTCGCCGCCCGAGTGCCTCAACGCCTCACTGCTGGGCGGGGTGCTGAGGAG GGCCAAGTCTAAGAACGGAGGAAGATCCTTAAGGGAGAAGCTGGATAAAATCGGCTTGAATCTACCTGCGGGCAGACGCAAGGCAGCCAACGTCACCTTGCTGACGTCACTAGTGGAAG gCGAAGCGGTACATCTTGCCAGGGATTTTGGTTATGTATGCGAGACCGAGTTTCCAGCCAAGGCAGTAGCTGAATATGTAAACCGTCAGCATTCCGACCCAAACGAACAAGtccaaagaaaaaacatgctATTGGCCACGAA gcaagTCTGCAAAGAGTTCACAGACCTGCTGTCCCAGGACCGCTCGCCGCTGGGAAACTCACGGCCGCAGCCCATTCTTGAACCGGGAATCCAGAGCTGTTTGACCCACTTCAGTCTAATCTCGCATGGTTTCGGGACCCCGGCACTGTGCGCGGCAGTCACAGCCCTGCAGAACTATCTGACCGAGGCTATCAAAGCCATGGACAAAATGTACCTCAACAACAACCCCAACAGTCACTCAGATAACGGCACTAAAGGCGGAGACAAAGACGAGAAGCACAGAAAGTGA
- the tfap2a gene encoding transcription factor AP-2-alpha isoform X2, with protein sequence MSIMGKMGEWQDRHDGTSNGTARLPQLGGVGQSPYTSAPPLSHTPNSDFQPPYFPPPYQPIYPQSQDPYSHVNDPYSLNSLHAQPQPQHPGWPGQRQGQESGLLHQHRSLPHQLCREYRREVLLPSGHGLDTGLSDSIPIHGIPHSLEDVQSVEDQGIHIPDQTVIKKGPVSLSKNNNVSAIPINKDGLFGGVVNPNEVFCSVPGRLSLLSSTSKYKVTVAEVQRRLSPPECLNASLLGGVLRRAKSKNGGRSLREKLDKIGLNLPAGRRKAANVTLLTSLVEGEAVHLARDFGYVCETEFPAKAVAEYVNRQHSDPNEQVQRKNMLLATKQVCKEFTDLLSQDRSPLGNSRPQPILEPGIQSCLTHFSLISHGFGTPALCAAVTALQNYLTEAIKAMDKMYLNNNPNSHSDNGTKGGDKDEKHRK encoded by the exons GATCGCCACGACGGCACCAGCAATGGGACAGCCAGGCTACCTCAGCTGGGCGGCGTGGGCCAGAGTCCCTACACGAGCGCCCCTCCGCTCTCCCACACACCGAACTCGGACTTCCAGCCCCCGTACTTCCCCCCGCCCTACCAGCCCATCTACCCGCAGTCTCAGGACCCTTACTCGCACGTCAACGACCCGTACTCCCTCAACTCCCTGCACGCCCAGCCGCAGCCGCAGCACCCGGGCTGGCCGGGCCAGAGGCAGGGTCAGGAGAGCGGCCTGCTGCACCAGCACCGCAGCCTGCCCCACCAGCTGTGCCGGGAGTACCGCAGGGAGGTGCTCCTACCGTCCGGCCACGGCCTTGACACGGGACTGTCGGACTCTATCCCTATCCATGGAATACCTCACTCTTTAGAAGATGTTCAG TCTGTTGAGGATCAAGGAATTCACATCCCCGACCAGACTGTAATTAAAAAAG GTCCAGTGTCTTTATCCAAGAACAACAACGTCTCCGCCATCCCCATAAATAAGGACGGTCTTTTCGGAGGGGTGGTAAACCCCAACGAGGTGTTCTGCTCAGTTCCGGGTCGCCTGTCCCTCCTCAGCTCCACATCAAAGTACAAGGTCACGGTGGCGGAGGTGCAGAGACGCCTCTCGCCGCCCGAGTGCCTCAACGCCTCACTGCTGGGCGGGGTGCTGAGGAG GGCCAAGTCTAAGAACGGAGGAAGATCCTTAAGGGAGAAGCTGGATAAAATCGGCTTGAATCTACCTGCGGGCAGACGCAAGGCAGCCAACGTCACCTTGCTGACGTCACTAGTGGAAG gCGAAGCGGTACATCTTGCCAGGGATTTTGGTTATGTATGCGAGACCGAGTTTCCAGCCAAGGCAGTAGCTGAATATGTAAACCGTCAGCATTCCGACCCAAACGAACAAGtccaaagaaaaaacatgctATTGGCCACGAA gcaagTCTGCAAAGAGTTCACAGACCTGCTGTCCCAGGACCGCTCGCCGCTGGGAAACTCACGGCCGCAGCCCATTCTTGAACCGGGAATCCAGAGCTGTTTGACCCACTTCAGTCTAATCTCGCATGGTTTCGGGACCCCGGCACTGTGCGCGGCAGTCACAGCCCTGCAGAACTATCTGACCGAGGCTATCAAAGCCATGGACAAAATGTACCTCAACAACAACCCCAACAGTCACTCAGATAACGGCACTAAAGGCGGAGACAAAGACGAGAAGCACAGAAAGTGA